Proteins from a genomic interval of Sporomusaceae bacterium:
- the rph gene encoding rifamycin-inactivating phosphotransferase → MERYVLDFAEINKDSLAAVGGKGANLGELGRIRGVAVPAGFCVTTAAYEEFAAGSGELAALLDGLRRVDAGNLEEIRALGRRIRGHLEGLAIPGRVAAAIVRAWRRTGTEHAYAVRSSATAEDLPGASFAGQQDTYLNIRGEDELLEHVRRCWASLFTDRAIAYRAKNGFDHGKVQLAVAVQRMVFPEVSGIMFTADPVSGNRKTVSVDAAFGLGEALVSGLVSADLYKVRNGRLVKRQVAAKRLAIYPLPDGGTEERALPPERQREQALADGAILELAELGRRIEAHFGAPQDIEWARAGERFYIVQSRPITTLYPLPETPGDTPGVYVSFGHVQMMTDPIRPLGMSVWENTMKAVDNRWVPVAAGGRMYIDITDSLATWLGRKTAPAMYSKSDALIASAIAEVIRRRDFIAGLKPRKRAKAGKSYIRKSFAMMAASVFELLFREKIEAPDAAAVGARVIGDLRRDLASRSGADRVAFIAGNFTMSFDDVIGEMGKPVFAAWMASMLIGWLARHWLGEPSPLDELTKSAPGNVSSEMGLELGDLADVIRRYPAALAYLQAADDATLLDGLERVEGGDAVRPAFEGFLRKYGMRCPGEIDITRPRWRERPTQLIPAIVSHIHSTEPGEHRRRFAQGEADAGRAAQELLRRLRRRLGGGMKARMMGRLVRTYRDFIGLREFPKYIMVCLLDECKKAIMAEADVLAARGVIERPEDVFYLTLDELTAAVATGRADKAGIAALREKYAGYEKLKPPRVLTSEGEAFAGSYAPRDLPPGALAGMPVSAGTVEGRARVVTRLEEADLERGDILVAPFTDPGWTPLFVSASGLVTEVGGLMTHGAVVAREYGIPAVVGVDEATAKIHDGDRIRVDGTRGVVEVLH, encoded by the coding sequence ATGGAGCGTTATGTGCTCGACTTTGCGGAGATAAACAAAGACAGCCTGGCGGCGGTCGGCGGCAAGGGGGCCAACCTCGGCGAACTGGGCCGCATCCGGGGGGTGGCGGTGCCGGCCGGGTTTTGCGTGACGACGGCGGCTTATGAGGAGTTTGCGGCCGGGAGCGGCGAGTTGGCGGCGCTGCTGGACGGGCTGCGCCGGGTGGACGCCGGGAATCTGGAGGAGATCAGGGCGCTGGGGCGACGCATCCGCGGCCATCTGGAGGGGCTGGCCATCCCCGGCCGGGTGGCGGCGGCGATCGTCCGCGCCTGGCGGCGGACAGGGACGGAGCACGCGTACGCGGTGCGTTCGAGCGCCACGGCCGAGGACCTGCCGGGGGCGTCGTTCGCCGGCCAGCAGGATACATACCTGAATATCCGCGGGGAGGACGAGCTGCTCGAGCATGTCCGCCGCTGCTGGGCGTCGCTTTTCACCGACCGGGCGATCGCCTACCGGGCTAAGAACGGCTTCGACCACGGCAAGGTGCAACTGGCGGTGGCGGTGCAGCGGATGGTTTTCCCGGAGGTGTCGGGGATAATGTTCACCGCCGACCCGGTGAGCGGCAACCGCAAGACGGTGTCGGTCGACGCGGCTTTCGGGCTGGGCGAGGCGCTGGTGTCGGGGCTGGTGAGCGCCGATCTTTACAAGGTGCGGAACGGACGGCTGGTGAAGCGGCAGGTGGCGGCCAAGAGGCTGGCGATATATCCGCTGCCGGACGGCGGCACGGAGGAGCGGGCGCTGCCGCCGGAGCGGCAGCGCGAGCAGGCGCTGGCCGACGGGGCAATCCTGGAGCTGGCTGAGCTGGGCCGGAGGATCGAGGCGCATTTCGGCGCGCCGCAGGATATCGAGTGGGCGCGGGCCGGGGAGCGTTTTTACATTGTGCAGAGCCGACCGATAACGACGCTGTACCCCCTGCCGGAGACGCCGGGCGACACGCCGGGGGTATATGTGTCTTTCGGTCATGTGCAGATGATGACCGACCCGATCAGGCCGCTGGGGATGTCGGTCTGGGAGAATACGATGAAGGCGGTGGACAATCGCTGGGTGCCGGTGGCCGCGGGGGGGCGGATGTATATCGACATCACCGATTCGCTGGCCACGTGGCTGGGGCGCAAGACGGCGCCGGCGATGTACAGCAAGTCGGACGCGCTGATCGCGAGCGCGATCGCCGAGGTCATCCGCCGCCGCGATTTTATCGCCGGCCTGAAGCCGCGCAAACGGGCCAAGGCCGGGAAGTCGTACATCCGGAAGAGTTTCGCCATGATGGCGGCGTCGGTGTTCGAGCTGCTGTTCAGGGAGAAGATCGAGGCTCCGGACGCAGCGGCGGTAGGGGCGAGGGTCATCGGCGACCTGCGCCGCGATCTGGCCAGTCGGTCGGGGGCGGACCGGGTGGCGTTTATCGCCGGCAATTTCACGATGAGTTTCGATGATGTCATCGGCGAGATGGGCAAGCCGGTGTTCGCGGCCTGGATGGCGTCGATGCTGATCGGCTGGCTGGCGCGGCACTGGCTGGGCGAACCGTCGCCGCTCGACGAGCTGACGAAGTCGGCGCCGGGGAATGTGTCGAGCGAGATGGGGCTGGAGCTGGGCGACCTGGCGGACGTCATCCGGCGGTATCCCGCCGCGCTGGCGTATCTGCAGGCGGCGGACGACGCCACTTTGCTGGATGGCCTGGAGCGGGTGGAGGGCGGCGACGCCGTCCGGCCGGCGTTCGAGGGTTTTCTGCGCAAGTATGGGATGCGCTGCCCGGGCGAGATCGACATAACCCGGCCACGCTGGCGGGAGCGGCCGACACAGCTGATACCGGCGATCGTCAGCCATATCCACAGCACCGAGCCTGGCGAGCACCGGCGGAGGTTCGCCCAGGGGGAGGCGGACGCCGGGCGGGCGGCGCAGGAGCTGCTGCGGCGGCTGAGGCGCAGGCTGGGCGGCGGCATGAAGGCCCGGATGATGGGCAGGCTGGTGCGGACGTACCGGGATTTCATCGGTCTTAGGGAGTTCCCGAAGTATATCATGGTGTGCCTGCTGGATGAGTGCAAGAAGGCGATCATGGCGGAGGCGGACGTTTTAGCGGCGCGGGGGGTGATCGAGCGCCCGGAGGATGTTTTCTACCTGACGCTCGACGAGCTGACGGCGGCGGTGGCGACCGGCCGGGCCGACAAGGCCGGGATCGCCGCGCTGCGGGAGAAGTACGCGGGGTACGAGAAGCTGAAGCCGCCGCGGGTGCTGACGAGCGAGGGCGAGGCGTTCGCCGGCTCGTACGCGCCGCGCGACCTGCCGCCGGGGGCGCTGGCGGGCATGCCTGTGTCGGCGGGGACGGTGGAGGGCCGCGCGCGGGTGGTGACGAGGCTGGAGGAGGCCGACCTTGAGCGGGGCGACATCCTGGTGGCGCCGTTCACCGATCCGGGCTGGACGCCGCTGTTCGTGTCGGCGAGCGGGCTGGTGACCGAGGTGGGCGGGCTGATGACCCACGGCGCTGTGGTGGCCCGCGAGTACGGCATCCCGGCGGTGGTGGGGGTGGACGAGGCGACGGCGAAGATCCACGACGGGGACAGGATACGGGTGGACGGGACGCGGGGCGTGGTGGAGGTGCTGCATTGA
- a CDS encoding VOC family protein has translation MKIKLSSVFVDDQEKALNFYTGVLGFAKKNDIPVGDARWLTVVSPEAPDAAELVLEPNGNPAAQVYQKALRSQGIPMTAFASDDIAREYDRLLKLGVTFTLPPTKAGPVTIALFDDTCGNLIQIYEG, from the coding sequence ATGAAAATAAAGCTGAGCAGCGTTTTCGTGGACGACCAGGAAAAGGCCCTGAATTTTTATACCGGGGTGCTGGGGTTCGCGAAGAAAAACGACATCCCCGTGGGGGATGCCAGATGGCTGACCGTGGTGTCGCCCGAGGCTCCGGACGCGGCGGAACTCGTTCTGGAACCGAACGGCAACCCGGCGGCCCAGGTTTATCAGAAGGCGCTCCGCTCCCAGGGCATACCGATGACCGCTTTCGCAAGCGACGATATCGCCAGGGAGTACGACCGCCTGCTCAAGCTCGGCGTCACCTTCACCCTGCCGCCCACCAAGGCCGGCCCTGTCACGATAGCCCTATTCGACGACACGTGCGGGAACCTGATCCAGATTTACGAGGGGTGA
- a CDS encoding flavin reductase family protein: MGTTKKKIANIPFGPYIAVLAGATVNGKPNYATLGAYGVVSQRPVLYISLKNSHYTTAGVVENGFFSVNIPASADIAKTDYCGTVSGKDVDKSAVFESFYDEAGNAPLIKECPVNYLCKVIQTIPVFDFTMFLGEIVAAYADEECLENGVPDALKVKPTMMLAFGYFDIKDRIGTVFKAGSGGK, translated from the coding sequence GTGGGCACGACGAAAAAGAAGATCGCCAATATCCCCTTTGGACCGTACATCGCCGTCCTGGCGGGGGCCACCGTCAACGGCAAGCCCAATTACGCCACCCTCGGGGCCTATGGGGTCGTCAGCCAGCGGCCGGTGCTGTACATCTCGCTGAAAAACTCCCACTACACCACGGCGGGAGTGGTCGAGAACGGCTTCTTCAGCGTCAACATCCCGGCCTCGGCGGATATCGCCAAAACCGATTACTGCGGCACCGTTTCCGGCAAAGACGTCGACAAGTCGGCGGTGTTCGAGTCCTTCTACGACGAGGCGGGCAACGCGCCGCTGATAAAGGAATGCCCGGTCAATTACCTCTGCAAGGTCATCCAGACCATCCCCGTCTTCGACTTCACGATGTTCCTCGGCGAGATCGTCGCCGCCTACGCGGACGAGGAATGCCTGGAAAACGGAGTGCCTGACGCTTTGAAAGTCAAACCGACGATGATGCTGGCTTTCGGATATTTCGATATCAAGGATAGAATAGGGACCGTATTCAAAGCCGGCAGCGGCGGTAAATAA
- the uvrB gene encoding excinuclease ABC subunit UvrB, with amino-acid sequence MTSLVPKLKNTYQEGSRPFEVVAPFVPTGDQPTAIDKLAGGIGSGDWAQVLLGATGTGKTFTIAKTIEAVQKPTLVIAHNKTLAAQLASEFKEFFPHNAVEYFVSYYDYYQPEAYIAHTDTYIEKDASINDEIDKLRHSATSSLFERRDVIVVASVSCIYGLGSPEDYYNLVLSLRQGQTKDRDEILRKLVDIQYERNDINFTRGTFRVRGDIIEIFPAAYGERAVRVELFGDEVERIIEIDTMTGEVLAERKHIAIYPASHYVTSRDNMLRATQDIEAELEQRLAELKAGDKLLEAQRLGQRTRYDLEMLLEMGYCSGIENYSRHITGRKPGESPYTLIDYFPDDFLIVVDESHVTIPQLRAMYNGDRSRKEALVEFGFRLPSAYDNRPLTFDEFVERINQIIYVSATPAAYELGASTQVAEQIIRPTGLLDPVVEVRPIKGQMDDLLGEIKARAAANERVLVTTLTKKMAEDLTEYLKEMGVRVRYLHSDIVTLERLEIIRDLRAGTFDVLVGINLLREGLDLPEVSLVAILDADKEGFLRSETSLIQTTGRAARNANGRVIMYADRVTDSMKRAIGETDRRRAVQQAYNDAHGITPQTIQKRVKEIIETTKVAETPGEYRADRIKSMSRSETLALIAKMEKEMRQASKALEFERAAEFRDMIVELRQGLQNAPPAVKEKKKTRGK; translated from the coding sequence ATGACGTCACTAGTCCCCAAGCTGAAAAACACCTATCAGGAAGGCAGCAGACCCTTCGAGGTCGTCGCCCCGTTCGTCCCGACGGGCGACCAGCCCACCGCCATCGACAAACTGGCCGGCGGCATCGGGAGCGGCGACTGGGCCCAGGTGCTGCTGGGCGCGACCGGCACCGGCAAGACCTTCACCATCGCCAAGACCATCGAGGCGGTGCAGAAGCCGACCCTTGTCATCGCTCACAACAAAACGCTCGCGGCCCAACTGGCCAGCGAGTTCAAGGAGTTTTTCCCCCACAACGCCGTCGAGTATTTCGTCAGCTACTACGACTACTACCAGCCCGAGGCGTACATCGCCCATACCGACACCTATATCGAAAAAGACGCGTCGATAAACGACGAGATCGACAAGCTGCGCCACTCGGCCACCAGCTCGTTGTTCGAGCGGCGCGACGTCATCGTCGTGGCCAGCGTCTCCTGCATCTACGGCCTCGGCTCGCCGGAGGACTACTATAATCTGGTGCTGTCCCTCCGGCAGGGGCAGACCAAAGACCGCGACGAGATCCTCCGCAAGCTGGTCGATATCCAGTACGAGCGCAACGACATCAACTTTACCCGCGGCACCTTCCGCGTGCGCGGCGACATCATCGAGATATTCCCGGCCGCCTACGGCGAGCGGGCGGTGCGCGTCGAGCTGTTCGGCGACGAGGTCGAGCGGATCATCGAGATCGACACCATGACCGGCGAGGTGCTGGCCGAGCGCAAGCACATCGCCATCTACCCCGCTTCCCACTACGTCACCTCGCGCGACAACATGCTGCGGGCGACGCAGGACATCGAGGCAGAGTTGGAGCAGCGGCTGGCCGAGCTCAAGGCCGGGGACAAGCTCCTCGAGGCCCAGCGCCTGGGGCAGCGCACCAGGTACGACCTGGAGATGCTGCTGGAGATGGGCTACTGCTCGGGCATCGAGAACTATTCGCGCCACATCACCGGCCGCAAGCCGGGCGAATCGCCTTACACCCTCATCGATTACTTCCCCGACGATTTCCTGATCGTCGTCGACGAATCGCATGTTACCATCCCCCAGCTAAGGGCGATGTACAACGGCGACCGCTCCCGCAAGGAGGCGCTCGTCGAGTTCGGGTTCCGCCTGCCGTCGGCCTACGACAACCGGCCGCTGACCTTCGACGAGTTCGTCGAGCGCATCAACCAGATAATTTACGTGTCGGCGACGCCGGCGGCTTACGAATTGGGCGCGTCCACCCAGGTGGCCGAGCAGATCATCCGCCCGACCGGCCTCCTCGATCCCGTGGTCGAGGTGCGGCCGATCAAGGGCCAGATGGACGACCTGCTGGGCGAGATCAAGGCCCGCGCCGCCGCCAACGAGCGCGTGCTGGTGACCACGCTGACCAAGAAAATGGCCGAGGACCTGACCGAGTACCTCAAGGAGATGGGGGTGCGGGTGCGCTACCTCCACTCGGATATCGTCACCCTCGAGCGTCTGGAGATAATCCGCGACCTGAGGGCCGGCACCTTTGACGTGCTTGTCGGCATAAACCTCCTCCGCGAGGGCCTCGACTTGCCGGAGGTGTCACTGGTGGCCATCCTCGACGCTGACAAGGAGGGCTTCCTCCGTTCGGAAACGTCGCTCATCCAGACGACCGGCCGCGCCGCCCGCAACGCCAACGGCCGGGTCATCATGTACGCCGACAGGGTAACCGATTCGATGAAGCGGGCCATCGGCGAGACCGACCGCCGCCGGGCGGTGCAGCAGGCGTATAACGACGCGCACGGCATCACGCCGCAGACCATCCAGAAGCGGGTCAAGGAGATCATCGAAACGACCAAGGTGGCCGAGACGCCGGGCGAGTACCGCGCCGACCGCATCAAGTCGATGTCGCGCTCCGAGACGCTGGCGCTCATCGCCAAGATGGAGAAGGAGATGCGCCAGGCGTCCAAGGCGCTGGAGTTCGAACGGGCCGCCGAGTTCCGTGATATGATCGTCGAGCTTCGCCAGGGCCTGCAGAACGCGCCGCCGGCGGTGAAGGAAAAGAAGAAAACACGCGGCAAGTGA
- a CDS encoding CBO0543 family protein: MTVNIGRNIETVILIGALAINAAGIIWVARHDWKRYGFIVLLSGILGSGLCYIFVLLGYYTFPHLLIPGFLPFPFESILTAFSFYVLLGIRYSPTKWLYKVPFYGIIINPGVFAEFLMERHTQLIKYQPAWDLWDSYTTWWIYFLLFEWIGGKVVPENARAPIAREAFAYGKWAWFLFHIIVLLTTFGVGVLAGTNLPK, translated from the coding sequence ATGACCGTAAATATCGGCCGTAATATCGAAACAGTCATCTTAATCGGCGCTCTCGCGATCAATGCGGCGGGTATCATCTGGGTCGCCAGGCATGACTGGAAGCGTTACGGTTTTATCGTGTTGTTGAGCGGCATACTGGGCTCTGGGCTATGCTATATTTTCGTCCTGCTGGGGTATTACACTTTTCCGCACCTGCTTATCCCGGGCTTTCTGCCCTTTCCGTTCGAGTCGATACTGACGGCGTTTTCTTTCTATGTTTTGCTGGGGATACGCTATAGCCCGACAAAATGGCTGTACAAGGTCCCTTTTTACGGAATTATCATCAATCCGGGGGTTTTCGCGGAGTTCCTGATGGAACGCCATACGCAACTCATCAAGTATCAGCCTGCCTGGGATCTGTGGGATTCCTACACGACCTGGTGGATTTATTTTCTGCTGTTCGAATGGATCGGCGGCAAGGTGGTGCCGGAGAACGCGCGGGCCCCCATTGCGCGCGAGGCCTTTGCGTACGGGAAGTGGGCCTGGTTTTTATTTCATATTATCGTCTTGCTGACGACGTTCGGCGTCGGCGTTCTCGCGGGGACGAATTTGCCAAAATGA
- a CDS encoding C-GCAxxG-C-C family protein has product MLEVSELDIREWVAGEVRRHYWQENDNCARTVLAILAELGGRTIHPQVVAAATGLHGAGGFGAQCGLVEGGLMYIGIAGVERGLSDEEIGDLCREFAAGFTATLGSLLCRELRPEGFGPEVPLHACEPRSVDAAIYAAGFMREKGLVQD; this is encoded by the coding sequence ATGTTGGAGGTCAGCGAATTGGATATCAGGGAATGGGTGGCCGGTGAGGTGCGCAGGCATTACTGGCAGGAGAACGATAATTGCGCACGGACGGTGCTGGCGATACTGGCGGAGCTGGGCGGGCGGACCATCCACCCGCAGGTGGTCGCTGCGGCCACGGGGCTGCACGGCGCGGGCGGGTTCGGCGCGCAGTGCGGGCTGGTGGAGGGCGGGCTGATGTACATCGGCATCGCCGGAGTGGAGCGCGGGCTGAGCGACGAGGAGATCGGCGACCTGTGCCGCGAATTCGCGGCAGGGTTCACCGCCACGCTCGGCAGCCTGCTGTGCCGCGAACTGCGCCCCGAAGGCTTCGGCCCCGAAGTGCCCCTGCACGCCTGCGAGCCGCGCAGCGTGGACGCGGCGATATATGCGGCGGGGTTTATGCGGGAGAAGGGGTTAGTACAGGATTAA
- a CDS encoding PDZ domain-containing protein, with protein sequence MSIFHPDIRGEDVLPWLDLLGLIARGVFYVFFDLTFWLVLALVAFQYRQMQKDQLRMFSVPGPSLRQQVMTAAAIGAAGGVIGSFVLTFVGVPLNNLGLAYIWPVVIALMLVNIRFMCFAYAGGLVAVSNVLFGWPEVNVPQVIALVAALHVTEAILIFVSGRYGAVPMILKKDDGRLVGAFTLQNFWPLPLVLLAATSVPEASLPAVIKMPDWWPLLPIGQDPPAGHTWLYAMVPVVAALGYGDVAVSSTPAERRRQSAFHLALYSLVLLGLAVLSAKYAWLQFFAAVLSPAGHELLVRLDNRREMRGEPRFVPPARGVMVLDTVAATPARQAGLRPGDIILDLGGLGVDNGFELARAISFAPDEFNITVNRAGAVARRPARYVNGERRLGVIIVPEGHEQHYAQLVGNRFGLIDWLRNKFRRR encoded by the coding sequence GTGTCCATTTTCCACCCTGATATACGAGGTGAAGACGTGCTGCCCTGGCTCGACCTGCTCGGCCTTATCGCCCGCGGCGTATTCTACGTGTTCTTCGACCTGACCTTCTGGCTGGTGCTTGCCCTCGTGGCCTTTCAGTACCGGCAGATGCAGAAGGACCAGCTTAGAATGTTCAGCGTCCCCGGTCCCAGCCTGCGCCAGCAGGTGATGACCGCCGCGGCCATCGGCGCCGCCGGCGGCGTCATCGGCAGCTTCGTGCTGACCTTCGTCGGCGTGCCCCTCAATAACCTCGGCCTCGCCTACATCTGGCCGGTCGTCATCGCCCTCATGCTTGTCAACATCCGCTTCATGTGCTTCGCCTACGCCGGCGGCCTTGTCGCCGTATCCAACGTCCTCTTCGGCTGGCCGGAGGTCAACGTCCCCCAGGTCATCGCCCTTGTCGCCGCCCTCCACGTCACCGAGGCCATCCTCATCTTCGTCAGCGGCCGCTACGGCGCCGTGCCCATGATCCTCAAAAAAGACGACGGCCGCCTCGTCGGCGCCTTCACCCTCCAGAACTTCTGGCCGCTGCCCCTCGTCCTGCTGGCCGCGACCAGCGTCCCCGAGGCCTCGCTGCCCGCCGTGATAAAAATGCCCGACTGGTGGCCGCTGCTGCCCATCGGCCAGGACCCGCCCGCCGGCCACACCTGGCTGTACGCCATGGTTCCCGTCGTCGCCGCCCTCGGCTACGGCGACGTAGCCGTCTCCAGCACCCCGGCCGAGCGCCGCCGCCAGTCGGCCTTCCACCTCGCCCTCTACAGCCTCGTCCTCCTCGGCCTGGCCGTGCTGTCCGCCAAATACGCCTGGCTGCAGTTCTTTGCCGCCGTCCTGTCGCCGGCCGGCCACGAGCTGCTCGTCCGCCTTGACAACCGGCGGGAAATGCGGGGCGAGCCCCGCTTCGTGCCCCCCGCGCGCGGCGTCATGGTCCTCGACACCGTCGCCGCCACCCCCGCCCGCCAGGCCGGCCTCCGCCCCGGCGACATCATCCTCGACCTCGGCGGCCTCGGCGTCGACAACGGCTTCGAGCTGGCCCGCGCCATCAGCTTCGCCCCCGACGAATTCAATATCACCGTCAACCGCGCCGGCGCCGTCGCCCGCCGCCCGGCCCGCTATGTCAACGGCGAGCGCCGCCTCGGCGTCATCATCGTCCCCGAAGGCCACGAACAGCACTACGCCCAACTCGTCGGCAACCGCTTCGGCCTGATCGACTGGCTCAGGAACAAATTCCGCAGACGATGA
- the uvrA gene encoding excinuclease ABC subunit UvrA has protein sequence MKDKIFVKGARQHNLKNIDVEIPRDELVVITGLSGSGKSSLAFDTIYAEGQRRYVESLSAYARQFLGQMDKPDVDYIEGLSPAISIDQKTTSRNPRSTVGTVTEVYDYLRLLFARAGRPHCPQCGKLISQQTVEQMVDQIMALPEGTRLSVLAPAIHGKKGEHQKVLEDIRKDGYARVRVDGEVMEIGADIKLEKTKKHNIDVVVDRIAIRDGIAPRLADSLETALKLAEGLVVIDVVGAKELIFSQNFACADCGISLPEIAPRMFSFNNPYGACPDCTGLGNNMEIDPALVVPDGSKSLADGALAAFSKNTNSWFMCQLEALVEKRGHSLYSVWDELPADVQQTILWGAGEEKVTFEYENLRGERRIHHTHYEGAIPTLARRYKESSSDWSREDIEEFMSTKPCPTCKGARLKPEVLAVKVGGKSIYEVTKLTVGDCVDFFAGLDLTERERTIAHQILKEIKARLGFLLNVGLDYLTLDRAAGTLSGGEAQRIRLATQIGSGLVGVLYILDEPSIGLHQRDNNRLLETLKKLRDLGNTMLVVEHDEDTMYAADHIIDIGPAAGEHGGRIIAQGTVEEIKRNPSSVTGQYLSGKKAIPVPETRRKPNGKWLEVTGARENNLKNLTVRFPMGVFTAVTGVSGSGKSTLVNEILYKGLAGRLFGSRLRPGEHDAIRGAEYIDKIIDIDQSPIGRTPRSNPATYTSLFDAIREVYSQTPEAKVRGYKPGRFSFNVKGGRCEACRGDGIIKIEMHFLPDVYVPCEVCKEARYNRETLEVKYKGKSIAQVLDMVVDEAVEFFKNIPKIHRKLEVLKDVGLGYIKLGQPATTLSGGEAQRVKLATELARRSTGKTLYILDEPTTGLHTADIHRLLEVLQRLVDGGDTVVVIEHNLDVIKTADHIIDLGPEGGDRGGMVVAQGTPEEIAATPVSYTGKFLGPVLEKGKKAAKKNKAV, from the coding sequence TTGAAAGATAAAATTTTCGTCAAAGGGGCCAGGCAGCACAATCTGAAGAATATCGACGTGGAGATCCCGCGCGATGAGCTGGTGGTCATCACCGGCCTGAGCGGCTCGGGGAAATCTTCGCTCGCTTTCGATACCATCTACGCCGAGGGGCAGCGCCGCTATGTCGAGTCGCTGTCCGCCTACGCCCGTCAGTTCCTCGGCCAGATGGACAAGCCGGACGTCGACTACATCGAGGGCTTATCCCCGGCCATTTCCATCGACCAGAAGACGACCAGCCGCAACCCCCGCTCCACCGTCGGCACGGTGACGGAAGTTTACGACTACCTGCGCCTGCTGTTCGCCCGCGCCGGGCGGCCCCACTGCCCGCAGTGCGGCAAACTTATCAGCCAGCAGACGGTCGAGCAGATGGTCGACCAAATCATGGCCCTCCCCGAGGGTACCCGTCTGTCCGTCCTCGCCCCGGCCATCCACGGCAAGAAGGGCGAACACCAGAAGGTGCTCGAAGATATCCGCAAAGACGGCTACGCCCGCGTGCGGGTAGACGGAGAGGTCATGGAGATCGGCGCCGACATCAAGCTGGAGAAGACCAAGAAGCACAACATCGATGTGGTCGTCGACCGCATCGCCATCCGCGACGGCATCGCGCCCCGCCTGGCCGATTCGCTGGAAACGGCTCTGAAACTCGCCGAGGGCCTGGTGGTCATCGACGTGGTCGGCGCTAAGGAGCTGATTTTCAGCCAGAACTTCGCCTGCGCGGATTGCGGCATCAGCCTGCCGGAGATCGCGCCGCGGATGTTCTCGTTCAACAACCCCTACGGCGCCTGTCCCGACTGCACCGGCCTCGGCAACAACATGGAGATCGACCCGGCGCTGGTGGTGCCGGACGGCTCCAAGTCGCTCGCCGACGGGGCGCTTGCCGCGTTTTCCAAGAACACAAACTCGTGGTTCATGTGCCAGCTGGAGGCGCTGGTCGAGAAGCGCGGCCATTCGCTGTACAGCGTGTGGGACGAGCTGCCGGCCGATGTGCAGCAGACCATCCTGTGGGGGGCGGGGGAGGAGAAGGTTACCTTCGAATACGAGAACCTGCGCGGCGAACGGCGCATCCACCACACCCACTACGAGGGCGCCATCCCGACGCTCGCCCGCCGCTACAAGGAGTCGAGCTCCGACTGGTCGCGCGAGGACATCGAGGAATTCATGAGCACCAAACCCTGCCCGACCTGCAAGGGGGCGCGCCTCAAGCCCGAGGTGCTGGCCGTGAAGGTGGGGGGCAAGAGCATCTACGAGGTGACGAAGCTGACGGTGGGCGACTGCGTCGATTTCTTCGCCGGCCTCGACCTGACCGAGCGCGAGCGCACGATTGCCCACCAGATTCTCAAAGAGATCAAGGCCCGGCTGGGCTTTCTCTTAAACGTCGGCCTCGACTACCTGACCCTCGACCGGGCGGCCGGTACGCTTTCGGGCGGCGAGGCCCAGCGCATCCGCCTGGCGACCCAGATCGGCTCCGGCCTGGTCGGCGTGCTCTACATCCTCGACGAGCCGAGCATCGGCCTCCACCAGCGGGATAACAACCGCCTGCTGGAGACGCTGAAGAAGCTGCGCGACCTCGGCAACACCATGCTGGTCGTCGAGCATGACGAGGACACGATGTACGCCGCCGACCACATCATCGACATCGGCCCCGCCGCCGGCGAGCACGGCGGCCGCATTATCGCCCAGGGGACGGTGGAGGAGATCAAGCGCAACCCGTCGTCGGTCACCGGCCAGTACCTGAGCGGCAAGAAGGCCATCCCCGTGCCTGAGACCCGCCGCAAGCCCAACGGCAAGTGGCTGGAGGTGACGGGGGCGCGGGAGAACAACCTCAAAAACCTGACGGTGAGGTTTCCGATGGGCGTGTTCACCGCCGTTACCGGTGTGTCCGGTTCGGGCAAGAGCACGCTTGTGAACGAGATACTCTATAAGGGGCTGGCCGGCCGGCTGTTCGGCAGCCGCCTGCGGCCGGGCGAGCACGACGCCATCCGCGGCGCGGAGTATATCGACAAGATTATCGATATCGACCAGTCGCCCATCGGCCGCACGCCGCGGTCCAACCCGGCTACCTACACCAGCCTGTTCGACGCCATCCGCGAGGTTTACAGCCAGACGCCGGAGGCCAAGGTGCGGGGCTACAAGCCGGGGCGATTCAGCTTCAACGTCAAGGGCGGCCGCTGCGAGGCCTGCCGCGGCGACGGCATCATCAAGATCGAGATGCACTTCCTGCCGGACGTGTACGTGCCCTGCGAGGTTTGCAAGGAGGCGCGCTACAACCGCGAGACGCTGGAGGTGAAATACAAGGGCAAGAGCATCGCCCAGGTGCTGGATATGGTGGTGGACGAGGCGGTCGAGTTCTTCAAGAACATCCCCAAGATCCACCGCAAGCTGGAGGTGCTCAAGGATGTCGGCCTGGGCTACATCAAGCTCGGCCAGCCGGCGACGACGCTTTCGGGCGGCGAGGCCCAGCGGGTAAAGCTGGCCACCGAGCTGGCCCGGCGCTCGACCGGCAAGACGCTCTATATCCTCGACGAGCCGACCACCGGCCTCCATACCGCCGACATCCACCGCCTGCTGGAGGTGCTGCAGCGGCTGGTCGACGGCGGCGACACCGTGGTGGTCATCGAGCACAATCTCGATGTCATCAAGACGGCCGACCATATCATCGACCTCGGGCCGGAAGGCGGCGACCGGGGCGGGATGGTGGTCGCCCAGGGCACCCCGGAAGAGATCGCGGCAACGCCGGTCTCGTATACGGGCAAGTTCCTGGGGCCGGTGCTGGAGAAGGGGAAGAAGGCTGCTAAGAAAAACAAGGCTGTGTGA